A single genomic interval of uncultured Pseudodesulfovibrio sp. harbors:
- the nuoH gene encoding NADH-quinone oxidoreductase subunit NuoH, with amino-acid sequence MNSFMQNLIPLVIAVVGAMVWLGLNALVLVYCERKFAGHIQRRPGPFEVGPHGILQPLIDGLKLMGKQLLTPDNADGFLFWLAPILSMIPVLLLFMPIPYGPTLTGLEVNLGLLLILAFSSFNGLALILAGWGSNNKWGILGAARAVAQTVAYEIPLLLTVLAITFMTGTLNLTEITNMQAGHIGNWIIWKQPLAFIVFIIAMFGETNRAPFDLAEAESELTAGFHTEYSAMGFGLFFMAEYGYMVVMCSVCSVLFLGGFQGPFPGVEGWWWMLLKTYALLFVMIWARWTYPRVRFDQLLNLNWKWLLPLATFNLLATALIIKL; translated from the coding sequence ATGAATTCATTTATGCAAAATCTGATACCGCTGGTCATCGCCGTTGTCGGGGCAATGGTCTGGCTGGGACTCAATGCTCTGGTGTTGGTCTATTGCGAACGTAAATTCGCGGGCCACATTCAGCGTAGACCCGGCCCGTTTGAAGTCGGCCCCCACGGTATTCTCCAGCCACTCATCGATGGTTTGAAACTCATGGGCAAGCAGCTCCTGACTCCTGACAATGCGGATGGCTTCCTCTTTTGGTTGGCTCCGATTCTGTCAATGATTCCGGTGCTTCTTCTCTTTATGCCCATCCCGTATGGTCCGACTCTCACCGGACTGGAAGTCAATCTTGGGCTGCTGCTGATTCTGGCTTTTTCCAGTTTCAACGGTCTGGCTCTGATTCTCGCGGGCTGGGGTTCCAACAACAAGTGGGGCATTCTCGGTGCGGCCCGTGCCGTTGCACAGACCGTTGCCTACGAAATTCCGCTCCTGCTGACGGTTCTGGCCATTACCTTCATGACCGGCACCCTGAACCTGACTGAAATCACGAACATGCAGGCAGGCCATATCGGCAACTGGATTATCTGGAAACAGCCGCTGGCCTTCATCGTGTTCATTATCGCCATGTTCGGCGAGACCAACCGCGCCCCGTTCGACCTTGCGGAAGCAGAGTCCGAACTGACCGCCGGTTTCCATACCGAGTATTCGGCCATGGGCTTCGGTCTCTTCTTCATGGCTGAATACGGTTACATGGTCGTCATGTGCTCCGTCTGTTCCGTCCTCTTTCTTGGTGGATTCCAAGGTCCCTTCCCGGGTGTCGAGGGCTGGTGGTGGATGCTGCTCAAGACCTATGCACTCCTGTTCGTCATGATCTGGGCCCGTTGGACCTACCCCCGCGTGCGGTTCGACCAACTGCTCAATCTCAATTGGAAATGGCTGTTGCCGCTCGCCACATTCAATCTGCTGGCAACGGCACTCATCATCAAGCTGTAG
- a CDS encoding NADH-quinone oxidoreductase subunit A, with protein MVFNWLHFAMILFLLAGLLFALGPLILAKLLAPQARGGDVGMPYECGMVPYGSSWARWGVSYYVYALIFLAFDVDVLYLFPVSTAYIDAEGWVPFVKVFIFLFFLILSVVYFWAKGVFTWPRRIQ; from the coding sequence ATGGTTTTTAACTGGCTGCATTTTGCAATGATTCTCTTTTTGCTCGCGGGGCTTCTTTTCGCTCTCGGGCCCTTGATTCTAGCCAAGCTGCTGGCTCCGCAGGCGCGGGGCGGGGACGTTGGAATGCCGTACGAGTGCGGCATGGTCCCCTATGGCAGCTCCTGGGCGAGGTGGGGTGTATCATATTATGTATACGCTCTGATCTTTCTCGCCTTTGATGTGGATGTCCTTTACCTCTTCCCCGTGTCCACGGCGTATATTGACGCCGAGGGCTGGGTGCCGTTCGTAAAGGTTTTCATCTTCCTCTTCTTCCTCATTCTTTCCGTCGTCTATTTCTGGGCGAAGGGGGTGTTTACATGGCCGCGCAGGATTCAGTAG
- a CDS encoding 2-phosphosulfolactate phosphatase: MVVNVVECIEGARKAKGLVVIIDVFRAFSVACYAVDNGVEKYFAVGEIDLARKLAADHAGILVGERDCIKVEGFDYGNSPAEIEEIDFSGKTVVHTTSAGTQGLVGAVQADEVITGSFVNAGAIVEYIREQQPEVVTLVAMGTGGSMRAQEDMMCAMYIKNELEDYPNSFETLKKFLASVDSAEKFFDESKEYAPERDFELCMDLDRFDFVLRAEPREDGAVCLSKVTVASA, translated from the coding sequence ATGGTTGTTAATGTTGTCGAATGCATTGAGGGTGCTCGAAAGGCCAAGGGGTTGGTTGTCATCATTGACGTCTTCAGGGCATTTTCGGTTGCATGCTATGCTGTGGATAACGGCGTTGAAAAATACTTCGCTGTGGGGGAAATTGATCTCGCTCGAAAGTTGGCCGCTGACCATGCCGGTATTCTCGTGGGTGAACGGGATTGCATAAAGGTTGAAGGGTTTGATTACGGAAATTCTCCTGCCGAAATTGAGGAGATTGATTTTTCCGGGAAGACTGTTGTGCATACGACCAGTGCCGGGACGCAGGGATTGGTCGGAGCCGTGCAGGCTGATGAAGTTATCACCGGCTCCTTTGTGAATGCCGGAGCCATCGTTGAGTATATCCGGGAACAACAGCCAGAGGTCGTGACTTTGGTTGCCATGGGTACCGGCGGGAGCATGCGTGCACAGGAAGACATGATGTGTGCCATGTATATAAAGAATGAATTGGAAGACTATCCGAACAGCTTTGAGACTCTGAAGAAATTTCTTGCAAGCGTTGATAGCGCTGAAAAATTCTTTGATGAATCAAAAGAGTATGCTCCGGAACGTGATTTTGAACTGTGTATGGATTTGGATCGATTTGACTTTGTATTACGGGCAGAGCCGCGTGAAGACGGTGCGGTTTGTCTTTCCAAAGTAACGGTTGCATCGGCCTGA
- the nuoK gene encoding NADH-quinone oxidoreductase subunit NuoK, with product MSALTLYQIVALILLCAGLFGLTQRRSLVGMLICVELMLNGAGLSIVAAAQLTDYSAVLGQLGTLFVMGLAAAEATLVLAIVVVVARRFKSARTSDITTLKE from the coding sequence ATGAGTGCCCTGACACTGTATCAAATCGTCGCGCTGATCCTGCTGTGCGCGGGCCTGTTCGGCCTGACTCAGCGGAGAAGCCTTGTCGGCATGCTGATCTGCGTTGAGCTGATGCTCAATGGCGCAGGGTTGTCCATTGTGGCAGCCGCCCAGCTGACGGACTACAGCGCGGTTCTCGGCCAGCTCGGCACCCTGTTCGTCATGGGGCTTGCCGCAGCCGAAGCCACACTTGTGCTGGCGATAGTCGTCGTTGTTGCAAGGCGGTTTAAATCCGCTCGAACCAGTGACATCACTACCTTGAAGGAATAG
- a CDS encoding NAD(P)H-hydrate dehydratase, whose protein sequence is MLAIVGTVPDLSVPILDAPVELVDNSLRVDDRIIAPDRGTPALLGATAQACFHLGIPLPHAFLVGDEGLGKGSRGLYAHLVDVLPKRKLSTLAFHYLQPDVDWHNKVLLIVQEMHSKPKLIADAGFMYAAKMSGEATAYDLFTPDAGELAFLADETAPHPFYTRGFILQDDSRLPDLIERAYVHSNAAACLLVKGSVDVIADRSGELFSVTGPSEEAMEAMGGTGDTVTGMACALIEYGLSVPEAARVAAQANRYAGQLANPVPSSQIRDLIPHIPAALSRAMKE, encoded by the coding sequence ATGCTCGCGATAGTAGGTACCGTTCCCGATCTGAGTGTTCCCATTCTTGATGCCCCGGTCGAGCTGGTGGATAATTCCCTGCGGGTGGATGATCGTATCATTGCTCCTGACCGCGGCACCCCGGCCCTTTTGGGGGCAACGGCACAAGCGTGTTTTCATCTGGGCATTCCTTTGCCCCATGCTTTTCTTGTGGGGGATGAAGGGCTGGGCAAGGGGAGTCGAGGACTGTATGCCCATCTGGTTGACGTCCTGCCGAAACGGAAATTGAGCACACTTGCCTTTCATTACCTTCAGCCGGATGTGGATTGGCACAACAAGGTCTTGCTCATCGTACAGGAGATGCATTCCAAGCCAAAACTCATTGCGGATGCCGGGTTCATGTACGCGGCCAAGATGAGCGGTGAAGCCACGGCTTATGACCTGTTTACTCCAGATGCCGGAGAGCTGGCTTTTCTCGCCGATGAGACGGCACCTCATCCGTTTTACACCAGAGGATTCATTTTACAGGACGACAGTCGGCTGCCTGATTTGATTGAACGGGCTTATGTTCACAGCAACGCGGCAGCCTGCCTGCTGGTCAAGGGAAGTGTGGATGTCATTGCGGACAGGTCTGGTGAACTGTTCAGCGTGACCGGTCCGTCCGAGGAGGCCATGGAAGCCATGGGCGGCACTGGAGATACGGTTACGGGCATGGCATGTGCCTTGATCGAGTACGGTCTGTCTGTGCCAGAAGCCGCTCGTGTCGCAGCTCAGGCCAATCGTTATGCAGGACAGCTCGCCAATCCCGTACCCAGTTCCCAGATTCGCGATTTGATACCTCATATTCCTGCGGCCTTGTCACGAGCCATGAAAGAATGA
- a CDS encoding 4Fe-4S binding protein translates to MSIIKEHIIQPIKDCWSLIVGLKVTGKYFCKPLITVHYPRQVIDDENLSTYGGHVELIGKPKDPAMPKCISCMMCVTNCPSKCLKLVKQKAPKLTPEQEAEKKRCEEAGEKFTKPKAPKNPAKFMYDYTLCSLCGTCIDNCPAKSLKFSNNMYWVATSRKEMKIDLLARLKEQATKLSASAPKTEAKPAAAEKEA, encoded by the coding sequence ATGAGTATCATTAAAGAACACATCATACAGCCGATCAAGGATTGCTGGAGTCTCATCGTGGGCCTCAAGGTCACGGGCAAGTATTTTTGCAAGCCCCTGATTACGGTTCACTATCCGCGTCAGGTCATTGATGACGAGAATCTGTCCACGTACGGCGGTCATGTCGAGTTGATCGGCAAACCCAAGGACCCGGCCATGCCCAAATGCATCTCCTGCATGATGTGCGTGACCAATTGCCCTAGCAAATGTCTCAAGCTCGTGAAGCAGAAGGCTCCCAAGCTGACGCCCGAGCAGGAAGCGGAAAAGAAACGGTGCGAAGAGGCCGGTGAAAAGTTCACGAAGCCCAAGGCTCCGAAGAATCCGGCCAAGTTCATGTACGACTACACCCTGTGCAGCCTGTGCGGAACGTGTATCGACAACTGCCCGGCCAAGTCCCTGAAGTTCTCGAACAACATGTACTGGGTCGCCACTTCCCGGAAGGAGATGAAGATAGATCTTCTCGCCCGGCTCAAGGAACAGGCTACGAAGCTTTCCGCGTCTGCTCCCAAAACCGAAGCCAAACCGGCTGCGGCGGAGAAGGAGGCTTAA
- a CDS encoding monovalent cation/H+ antiporter subunit D family protein: MMNGVTIESARILLPVVITLIAPLFVWLNRHDENRREAVSFVAAALTFATMVMMAPAILRGDVWYYHVTTILPGISIAFAADGLSMIFGLIAPFLWFFVTSYNIGYMRGLNEHAQTRYYVCFAVAIFGAVGVALAANVFTLYLFYEIITVFTYPLVYHHEDADAKSGARKYIVYLMGTSKLFLLPAMVLTYVLVGNLDFHLADIVNGMFSDQVVAEHPRLVALTYWLFIFGIGKAALMPFHNWLPSAMVAPTPVSALLHAVAVVKAGVYCVCRIVLSVFGTKTAGFLTLSQIYVGAPGTPLGDTSLAIGTAYIAGFTLVVASFIALTKDDIKARLAYSTVAQLSYVVVGVTMLADSAVQGGVMHIAHHAFSKITLFMGAGAIYVVTHLKKISLMNGLGRRMPWTFGAFGLASLSMIGMPPVCGFVSKWYLVNGTLESGQMALLVMLLLSTALNAGYFVPILYRAFFKAPDPEANIGQYNEASMTMVVPLCVTATISLFLGLYPQTFLNFVNIMGKF; encoded by the coding sequence ATGATGAATGGGGTTACCATAGAAAGTGCCCGGATTCTGCTGCCGGTGGTGATTACACTTATCGCACCGCTCTTTGTCTGGCTCAACCGACATGATGAAAACAGACGTGAGGCCGTCAGCTTCGTCGCTGCCGCTCTGACGTTTGCCACGATGGTGATGATGGCTCCCGCGATTCTTCGCGGTGATGTCTGGTATTACCATGTAACAACAATACTCCCCGGTATATCCATCGCGTTCGCTGCGGACGGTCTGAGCATGATCTTCGGATTGATCGCGCCGTTCCTCTGGTTCTTCGTGACCAGTTACAACATCGGCTATATGCGGGGACTCAATGAACACGCACAGACCAGATATTATGTCTGCTTCGCGGTTGCCATCTTCGGTGCCGTGGGCGTTGCACTGGCCGCCAACGTGTTCACTCTCTATCTCTTCTACGAGATTATCACCGTCTTCACGTATCCCTTGGTCTACCACCATGAGGATGCGGATGCGAAATCAGGAGCGCGCAAGTACATCGTCTATTTGATGGGTACTTCCAAGCTCTTCCTGCTGCCTGCCATGGTGCTGACCTACGTATTGGTCGGTAATCTGGACTTCCATCTGGCAGACATTGTCAACGGCATGTTCTCCGATCAGGTCGTTGCCGAGCATCCGAGACTGGTGGCGCTGACTTACTGGCTGTTTATCTTCGGTATCGGCAAGGCGGCACTCATGCCGTTCCACAATTGGCTTCCTTCGGCAATGGTCGCACCGACTCCGGTCTCGGCTTTGCTGCATGCAGTGGCCGTTGTTAAGGCTGGTGTCTATTGTGTCTGCCGTATCGTCCTGTCCGTTTTCGGAACCAAGACCGCCGGCTTCCTGACGCTCAGTCAGATTTATGTCGGCGCGCCTGGGACGCCACTCGGTGATACCAGTCTGGCCATCGGCACAGCGTATATCGCAGGATTCACTCTTGTGGTCGCTTCGTTCATTGCGCTGACCAAGGACGACATCAAGGCGCGGCTGGCCTATTCGACGGTCGCGCAGCTGTCCTATGTCGTGGTCGGTGTTACCATGCTGGCGGATTCGGCCGTGCAGGGCGGTGTGATGCATATCGCTCACCACGCCTTCTCCAAGATCACACTCTTCATGGGCGCGGGCGCCATCTACGTCGTCACGCACCTCAAGAAGATCAGCCTCATGAACGGTCTGGGACGCAGAATGCCATGGACTTTCGGGGCATTCGGTCTGGCCTCGCTGTCCATGATCGGCATGCCGCCGGTCTGTGGTTTCGTGTCCAAGTGGTATCTGGTCAACGGTACTCTCGAGTCCGGCCAGATGGCGTTGCTGGTCATGTTGCTGTTGAGTACGGCGCTCAATGCCGGTTACTTCGTGCCCATCCTGTACCGCGCCTTCTTCAAGGCACCGGACCCGGAGGCCAACATCGGTCAGTATAATGAAGCATCAATGACGATGGTTGTGCCGCTGTGCGTCACAGCTACCATATCCTTGTTCTTGGGTCTGTATCCGCAGACTTTCCTGAACTTCGTCAACATTATGGGCAAGTTCTAG
- a CDS encoding NADH-quinone oxidoreductase subunit J has translation MEVMAKVAFCVYTLVILGGAIVAVSSQSLVRALTGLITTLVGVAGMYLLLATPFMAFMQLLIYVGAVSVLIFFAIMLTRAERGGDESGDAPMKTYVFGLAATMTPAAILGWLVMTKPVESLAVPTEVTIKQLGAGLLGSYFLPFELISVILMVAMSGAVLLTWEKRGKK, from the coding sequence ATGGAAGTTATGGCAAAAGTCGCATTTTGCGTCTACACGCTCGTCATTCTGGGCGGAGCCATAGTCGCAGTGTCCAGCCAGAGTCTGGTCCGGGCGCTTACGGGGTTGATTACCACCCTCGTCGGTGTAGCCGGGATGTATCTGCTGCTGGCAACGCCGTTTATGGCATTCATGCAACTGCTCATTTATGTGGGAGCGGTCAGCGTGCTCATCTTCTTCGCGATCATGCTCACAAGGGCAGAGCGCGGCGGTGATGAATCCGGCGACGCACCCATGAAAACATACGTGTTCGGTCTGGCTGCGACCATGACACCGGCAGCCATTCTCGGCTGGCTGGTCATGACAAAGCCCGTCGAATCCTTGGCTGTTCCGACTGAGGTCACCATCAAGCAACTGGGCGCAGGGCTTCTCGGCTCGTATTTCCTGCCCTTTGAACTTATCTCGGTCATCCTCATGGTCGCCATGTCCGGCGCCGTGCTCCTGACTTGGGAAAAGAGGGGGAAGAAATAG
- a CDS encoding NADH-quinone oxidoreductase subunit D has protein sequence MSAYQNLDQMKGDFYTQKFEAGKQDGTLIINMGPQHPSTHGVLRIVIEVDGEYIVRAEPVLGYLHRMHEKMGETQTWGGFIPNMGRVDYGHAMAWNWAYVGAVEKLMGIEVPERAEYLRVIMTEFNRLTSHLLWWGAYILDLGAFTPIMYAFDDREMLLDILQRPSASRLTYSNFRVGGVQMDFDDKCIEMMKAFIPHFRERLPMYKDLVTDNIILRKRIEGIGIIDQDMCRRYGCSGPVVRGAGVPYDLRKDEPYSVYDRFDFDIPTQDSACSAGRYLVRVAEMEQSMRIIEQALEQLDSAEGGHIVKKAPKPSMKPPAGEAYFNVEGGRGKIGVYVVSDGTKVPYRVKLRAPGFSNLNAFAEAATGTILADAVAILGSLDLIIPEIDR, from the coding sequence ATGTCGGCTTACCAAAATCTGGACCAGATGAAGGGTGATTTCTACACCCAGAAGTTCGAGGCCGGGAAGCAGGACGGGACCCTGATTATCAATATGGGACCGCAGCATCCGTCAACGCACGGTGTGCTCCGTATTGTAATTGAGGTCGATGGCGAATACATCGTCCGCGCCGAGCCCGTATTGGGCTACCTGCACCGCATGCATGAAAAAATGGGCGAAACACAAACCTGGGGTGGATTCATCCCCAACATGGGCCGCGTGGATTATGGTCACGCAATGGCCTGGAACTGGGCCTATGTGGGTGCAGTCGAGAAACTGATGGGTATCGAGGTGCCTGAACGCGCGGAATACCTGCGGGTCATCATGACCGAGTTCAACCGTCTTACCTCCCACCTGCTCTGGTGGGGTGCCTATATCCTCGACCTCGGGGCGTTTACTCCCATCATGTACGCATTCGATGATCGTGAAATGCTGCTGGATATTCTCCAGAGGCCGTCAGCATCCCGGCTGACTTACAGCAATTTCCGCGTCGGCGGCGTGCAGATGGATTTCGACGACAAGTGTATCGAGATGATGAAAGCATTCATCCCGCACTTCCGCGAACGGCTCCCCATGTACAAGGACCTTGTCACTGACAACATTATCTTGCGTAAACGTATCGAGGGCATCGGCATCATCGATCAGGACATGTGCCGCCGTTATGGCTGCTCCGGTCCTGTCGTCCGTGGTGCAGGCGTTCCTTACGACCTTCGCAAGGACGAACCGTATTCGGTTTATGACCGGTTCGACTTTGATATCCCGACGCAGGACTCTGCCTGTTCGGCAGGACGTTATCTCGTCCGTGTTGCCGAAATGGAGCAGAGCATGCGTATCATCGAGCAGGCGCTTGAGCAGCTGGATAGTGCGGAAGGCGGTCATATCGTGAAGAAGGCTCCCAAGCCGTCCATGAAGCCGCCGGCAGGGGAAGCGTACTTCAACGTCGAAGGTGGTCGTGGCAAAATCGGTGTTTACGTCGTTTCCGATGGCACCAAGGTTCCGTATCGCGTCAAGCTGCGCGCACCGGGTTTCTCCAACTTGAATGCGTTTGCCGAGGCCGCAACAGGAACTATCCTGGCCGATGCCGTCGCTATTCTGGGAAGCCTTGATCTGATTATCCCGGAAATCGACAGGTAG
- a CDS encoding NADH-quinone oxidoreductase subunit C produces the protein MLQVLEGIPTQCVAKQDKSTTGHVWSIFLAPGQIVNAARKLYEAEYSLEDVLALDVEEGFLVLYHFNRWTIDERVTLRVFVSKDNPTVPSIAPIFHGAEWHERETRDFHGVNFEGNPNLVPLLMPAEDVDVHPLIKTAKVRKSVKDILSLGEVISCNKEIEELFAEAEAEEASDA, from the coding sequence ATGCTGCAAGTGCTTGAAGGTATCCCGACACAATGTGTGGCAAAACAGGACAAAAGTACGACCGGTCATGTCTGGTCGATCTTTCTGGCCCCCGGACAGATAGTGAATGCTGCCCGGAAATTGTACGAAGCCGAATACTCCCTTGAAGATGTCCTTGCTCTGGACGTCGAAGAGGGTTTTTTGGTGCTTTACCATTTCAACCGCTGGACCATTGATGAGCGTGTGACGCTCCGGGTTTTTGTCTCTAAGGACAATCCGACCGTGCCGTCCATTGCACCGATTTTTCATGGTGCGGAATGGCATGAACGGGAAACCCGTGATTTCCACGGTGTCAACTTCGAGGGGAATCCCAATCTCGTGCCGCTTTTGATGCCGGCCGAGGATGTGGACGTCCATCCTCTCATCAAGACTGCCAAAGTGCGGAAGTCCGTCAAGGACATCCTGAGTCTTGGTGAGGTTATTTCCTGTAATAAGGAAATAGAAGAATTGTTTGCGGAAGCGGAGGCCGAGGAGGCCTCCGACGCGTAG
- a CDS encoding diguanylate cyclase, which produces MTGQKQKVLIVDDSQTNLALLEHMLGQDGCEVVQAKSGLEAVELVRNNDFALILLDIQMPGMNGYEAALQIKDLERGRHVPIIFITAIFQDDENVRQGYETGAVDYLFRPVDVQTLKSKVQVFLQMNQQKLLLEREIDHRKQSEKALRHAEEKYRSIFERAVEGIFQSTVDGVFREINPAMVRLFGYDSAEEMIGVGNLRELIMSDESERREYIELLRRDGFVSNFEYRARRKDGSVIWCSESSRLVQSADGGTELVEGVLEDISKRKRQEQELKHLATVDSLTGIPNRHLFFDRLEHALAAAKRYDVLAAVLFVDLNEFKKVNDTYGHSVGDELLRMVAKRLEGRIRESDTLARLGGDEFGVLLSNIDDESGAEIVAKSLIDVMNEPFEIEHERILIGATVGISYYPTDGKDSVTLISRADAAMYGAKKRGGDKFGTFKSVCGAT; this is translated from the coding sequence ATGACCGGCCAGAAACAGAAAGTTCTTATTGTAGATGATTCTCAGACAAATCTAGCCTTGCTTGAGCATATGCTCGGGCAGGATGGGTGTGAGGTCGTGCAGGCCAAGAGTGGACTCGAGGCCGTTGAGCTGGTCAGGAATAATGACTTCGCCCTTATTCTTCTTGATATCCAAATGCCCGGTATGAACGGCTATGAAGCAGCCTTGCAGATCAAGGATCTGGAGCGCGGGCGTCATGTGCCCATCATCTTTATCACCGCCATTTTTCAGGACGATGAAAACGTCAGACAGGGGTATGAGACCGGAGCTGTGGATTATCTTTTCCGTCCTGTTGATGTACAGACGCTCAAAAGCAAGGTGCAGGTTTTCCTTCAAATGAATCAGCAGAAGCTGTTGCTTGAGCGGGAGATTGATCATCGGAAACAATCGGAAAAAGCGCTTCGTCATGCCGAGGAAAAGTATCGTTCCATTTTCGAGCGGGCGGTTGAAGGCATTTTTCAGAGTACGGTGGATGGCGTTTTCCGGGAGATCAATCCAGCCATGGTTCGACTGTTTGGTTACGACTCCGCGGAAGAAATGATCGGCGTCGGCAATCTCCGTGAGCTAATCATGAGTGACGAGAGTGAGCGTCGGGAGTATATTGAGCTTTTGCGGCGTGATGGTTTTGTTTCGAATTTCGAATATCGCGCCCGTCGTAAGGATGGCTCGGTCATCTGGTGTTCAGAGAGCTCCCGGTTGGTCCAGTCAGCCGATGGAGGGACGGAACTTGTCGAGGGAGTGCTTGAGGATATCAGCAAACGCAAAAGGCAAGAGCAGGAACTCAAGCATCTCGCTACGGTGGACAGCCTGACCGGCATTCCAAATCGCCATCTCTTTTTTGACCGTCTTGAGCATGCCCTTGCTGCGGCCAAGCGCTATGATGTTTTGGCTGCTGTGCTGTTTGTTGATCTTAACGAATTCAAGAAGGTCAATGATACCTACGGACATTCGGTCGGTGACGAGTTGTTGCGGATGGTCGCGAAGCGTCTTGAGGGGCGTATTCGTGAGTCCGACACCTTAGCCCGTCTTGGCGGTGACGAATTCGGTGTTTTGTTGAGCAATATAGATGATGAAAGTGGGGCCGAGATCGTGGCGAAAAGTCTTATTGACGTCATGAATGAGCCGTTCGAGATCGAGCATGAACGGATATTGATCGGCGCTACGGTGGGGATCAGTTATTATCCGACCGACGGCAAGGACAGCGTGACACTCATCAGTCGGGCTGATGCCGCCATGTACGGGGCCAAGAAAAGAGGCGGCGACAAGTTCGGCACATTCAAATCGGTTTGTGGAGCGACATAA
- a CDS encoding UDP-glucuronic acid decarboxylase family protein, translating into MKKKRVLVTGGSGFLGSHICERLLAKGHEVICVDNFYTGRKDNILHLMDNPYFEIIRHDVTFPLYVEVDEIYNLACPASPIHYQFDPVQTTKTSVHGAINMLGLAKRIKAKIFQASTSEVYGDPEVHPQTEDYWGNVNPTGIRSCYDEGKRCAETLFFDYNRQHNLRIKVGRIFNTYGPRMAMDDGRVVSNFIVQALRGEDITVYGKGEQTRSFCYVDDLVDGIIRLTEETPDEFTGPMNLGNPDEFTILELAKAVTELVNSKSKIVFKELPADDPMQRKPDITLAKKTLGWEPRVPLRDGLIKTVEYFDTLLKKL; encoded by the coding sequence ATGAAAAAAAAACGCGTTCTCGTCACAGGCGGCTCCGGCTTTCTCGGCTCACACATATGCGAACGGCTTCTTGCCAAAGGGCATGAAGTCATCTGTGTGGACAATTTCTATACAGGCCGCAAGGATAACATCCTTCACCTGATGGATAACCCTTATTTCGAAATCATCCGCCACGACGTGACGTTTCCGCTCTACGTCGAAGTTGACGAGATCTACAATCTGGCCTGTCCGGCCTCCCCAATCCACTACCAGTTCGACCCGGTACAGACCACAAAAACATCCGTCCACGGTGCCATCAACATGCTTGGTCTTGCCAAGCGCATCAAAGCGAAAATTTTTCAGGCGTCCACCAGCGAAGTCTACGGCGACCCGGAAGTCCACCCGCAGACAGAAGATTACTGGGGCAACGTCAATCCCACGGGCATCCGTTCCTGCTACGACGAAGGAAAACGTTGCGCTGAGACCCTCTTTTTCGACTACAACCGCCAGCACAACCTACGCATCAAGGTGGGACGCATCTTCAACACCTACGGCCCCCGCATGGCCATGGACGATGGCCGGGTCGTTTCCAACTTCATTGTACAGGCACTGCGCGGTGAAGACATTACGGTTTACGGCAAAGGTGAACAAACCCGGAGTTTCTGTTATGTAGACGACCTTGTCGACGGCATCATCCGTCTCACGGAAGAAACTCCCGACGAATTCACAGGCCCGATGAATCTCGGAAACCCTGATGAATTCACCATCCTCGAACTCGCCAAGGCAGTCACCGAACTGGTCAATTCCAAATCAAAAATCGTTTTCAAAGAACTGCCCGCTGACGATCCAATGCAACGCAAGCCGGACATCACCCTCGCCAAGAAAACACTCGGCTGGGAACCACGGGTCCCACTCCGCGACGGTTTAATCAAGACCGTGGAGTACTTCGACACATTATTGAAAAAACTTTAG
- the nuoB gene encoding NADH-quinone oxidoreductase subunit NuoB, with the protein MAAQDSVVQREFLTADAQYMDPPLVNIQLAQEILDVCRSMSLWPMTFGLACCAIEMMATGMARFDMARFGAEVFRPSPRQADVMIVAGTVTKKMAPAVVRLYEQMPGPKWVIAMGNCAISGGPFKIKDNYNVVEGVDTLIPVDVYVPGCPPRPEGLLEGFFQLQRIITGKRWWPVATEVEG; encoded by the coding sequence ATGGCCGCGCAGGATTCAGTAGTGCAACGCGAATTCCTGACGGCGGATGCCCAGTATATGGATCCGCCGCTCGTCAACATTCAGTTGGCGCAGGAAATTCTCGATGTTTGTCGCTCCATGTCGCTGTGGCCCATGACGTTCGGCCTCGCATGCTGCGCCATCGAAATGATGGCTACCGGTATGGCGAGGTTTGACATGGCCCGTTTCGGGGCGGAGGTTTTTCGTCCGTCACCGCGTCAGGCCGACGTCATGATCGTCGCAGGGACTGTCACAAAGAAGATGGCTCCGGCAGTCGTGAGGCTGTATGAGCAGATGCCCGGACCCAAGTGGGTCATCGCCATGGGCAACTGTGCCATTTCCGGTGGTCCCTTCAAGATCAAGGATAATTACAATGTCGTCGAGGGCGTGGATACGCTTATTCCCGTCGACGTGTATGTCCCGGGTTGTCCGCCCAGGCCGGAAGGGCTGCTTGAAGGCTTCTTCCAGTTGCAGCGGATCATAACCGGAAAGCGCTGGTGGCCTGTGGCCACTGAAGTGGAGGGTTAA